One Pseudonocardia abyssalis DNA segment encodes these proteins:
- a CDS encoding anti-sigma factor, with amino-acid sequence MTQQAVGWALHALEPDEEMAVLLHLPHCAACRIAVTESEEVLSALGGVVPAAEPPPALRDRLMSAVASTDQRPVLQPRTEQARTEQARTEQARTEQARTEQARTEQAQPGPVPAPAFPADGRRHRLDEEGRSGRRERPSWLSRRGRQLVAAALVVAAAVSVGGLAVRANQLEQQRDAESAQAQGLSELIAQLDQPGTRHALLASADDSTVAAVLLAAGERQVYTVGLAANPHDHTYVLWGISPASAAPVPLGTFDVDRADQGLRTVGSAGEAEDFTQYAISIEPGRVAPVSPTEVVASGQVEI; translated from the coding sequence TTGACCCAGCAGGCCGTCGGATGGGCGCTGCACGCCCTGGAGCCCGACGAGGAGATGGCGGTGCTGCTGCACCTGCCGCACTGCGCCGCGTGCCGCATCGCCGTGACCGAGTCCGAGGAGGTCCTGTCCGCGCTCGGAGGCGTCGTCCCGGCCGCGGAGCCGCCGCCTGCCCTGCGTGACCGGTTGATGTCGGCGGTCGCGTCCACCGACCAGCGCCCCGTCCTGCAGCCCCGGACCGAACAGGCCCGGACCGAGCAGGCCCGGACCGAGCAGGCCCGGACCGAGCAGGCCCGGACCGAGCAGGCCCGGACCGAGCAGGCACAGCCCGGTCCGGTGCCCGCACCGGCGTTCCCGGCCGACGGTCGGCGCCACCGTCTCGACGAGGAGGGCCGGTCCGGTCGCCGTGAGCGGCCGTCGTGGCTGAGCCGTCGTGGTCGACAGCTCGTGGCGGCCGCGCTGGTCGTCGCCGCCGCGGTGTCCGTCGGCGGCCTCGCGGTGCGCGCGAACCAGCTGGAGCAGCAGCGCGACGCGGAGTCGGCCCAGGCGCAGGGCCTCTCCGAGCTGATCGCCCAGCTCGACCAGCCCGGCACCCGGCACGCTCTGCTCGCCTCCGCCGACGACTCCACCGTCGCGGCGGTCCTGCTGGCGGCCGGCGAGCGCCAGGTCTACACGGTCGGCCTCGCCGCCAATCCCCACGACCACACCTATGTCCTGTGGGGGATCAGTCCCGCCTCGGCGGCACCCGTCCCGCTCGGCACCTTCGACGTCGACCGGGCCGACCAGGGTCTGCGAACGGTAGGCTCCGCGGGCGAGGCGGAGGACTTCACGCAGTACGCGATCTCGATCGAACCCGGTCGCGTCGCACCCGTCTCGCCGACCGAGGTCGTCGCGAGTGGGCAGGTGGAGATCTGA
- a CDS encoding RNA polymerase sigma factor, which translates to MRIPLVAEVADAPGPSGRRPRSASARAHDPADELLVRRIVDGDQTALGALYDRYSRPAYSLARRICADEGIAEDVVQEVFLAFWRDPHRFDPERGAFGTWLLTLVHHKSVDAVRRESSIRRRTVPAAEDGDEWSAPPGPGADQAALGKVVAGQVRDALGRLPVEQRQALALAYYGGYTQREVAALTGVPLGTVKSRMFTGVQRLRSVLGPLLGEFATDFGGAR; encoded by the coding sequence GTGAGGATCCCGCTTGTGGCCGAAGTCGCCGATGCACCGGGGCCGTCCGGGAGGCGGCCGCGGTCGGCGTCGGCCCGCGCCCACGACCCGGCCGATGAACTGCTGGTCCGTCGCATCGTCGACGGCGACCAGACCGCGCTCGGAGCGCTCTACGACCGGTACAGCCGCCCGGCCTACTCCCTGGCCCGACGCATCTGCGCCGACGAGGGCATCGCCGAGGACGTCGTGCAGGAGGTCTTCCTCGCGTTCTGGCGCGACCCGCATCGCTTCGATCCCGAGCGCGGCGCCTTCGGTACCTGGCTGCTGACGCTGGTGCACCACAAGTCCGTCGACGCCGTGCGTCGCGAGAGCTCGATCCGCCGTCGCACCGTCCCGGCCGCCGAGGACGGTGACGAGTGGTCGGCCCCTCCCGGGCCCGGCGCCGACCAGGCCGCACTCGGCAAGGTCGTCGCAGGTCAGGTGCGTGACGCGCTGGGGCGGCTCCCGGTCGAGCAGCGCCAGGCGCTGGCGCTGGCCTACTACGGGGGATACACGCAGCGTGAGGTCGCTGCGCTGACCGGCGTGCCTCTCGGCACCGTCAAGTCCCGCATGTTCACCGGCGTACAACGGTTGCGGAGCGTCCTCGGGCCCCTGCTCGGCGAGTTCGCCACCGACTTCGGCGGTGCCCGATGA
- a CDS encoding SsgA family sporulation/cell division regulator, which yields MRDEHTVICSPAVFELITEDAPAVRVKVDLTYHSRDPFAVQASFRTGHGSAVDWVFARDLLHDGLITPSGSGDVRVRPVAHDPNRVQLELSSPSGHAVFTTCAQTLGEFLHRTFDAVPPGREYSWLDFESALSELLHNDAARD from the coding sequence ATGCGCGACGAGCACACGGTCATCTGCTCACCGGCGGTGTTCGAGCTGATCACCGAAGACGCCCCTGCTGTGCGCGTCAAGGTGGATCTGACCTATCACAGCCGCGACCCATTCGCCGTCCAGGCGTCGTTCCGCACCGGCCACGGTAGCGCGGTCGACTGGGTGTTCGCCCGGGACCTGCTGCACGACGGACTCATCACGCCGTCCGGCAGTGGGGACGTCCGGGTGCGACCCGTCGCCCACGACCCGAACCGGGTGCAGCTGGAGCTCTCCTCGCCCTCCGGGCACGCGGTGTTCACCACGTGCGCCCAGACCCTGGGCGAGTTCCTGCACCGGACCTTCGACGCGGTCCCCCCCGGTCGCGAGTACTCCTGGCTCGACTTCGAGTCCGCCCTCTCGGAGCTGCTCCACAACGACGCCGCGCGCGACTGA
- a CDS encoding integrase core domain-containing protein, which produces MIHHPDAGSRYTAIRYGGALASIGDSHDNATAESLIGLYKSECVRRDGPLRTVEDLELVTASWVHWCSTSRLHSMIGNITPVEYEQNHDAHQPARLRGTRGIPEPPLKPGRFRCPDAPTPPRCGCDHRHAEPPSNADGPHRRGPQRRTPCGAVEQDADGRGEPVPARTRPSEPPTPDRAERCAEAPAVGNDTDTLIEVLSDPADGPEDAPARSPRPSTP; this is translated from the coding sequence TTGATCCACCACCCCGACGCCGGAAGCCGGTACACCGCGATCCGCTACGGCGGTGCGCTGGCCTCGATCGGCGACTCGCATGACAACGCGACGGCCGAGTCGCTGATCGGGCTCTACAAGTCCGAATGCGTGCGCCGCGACGGGCCGCTGCGCACGGTCGAGGATCTCGAGCTCGTGACCGCTTCCTGGGTGCACTGGTGCAGCACGAGCCGGCTGCACTCCATGATCGGCAACATCACGCCGGTCGAGTACGAACAGAACCACGACGCTCACCAACCAGCCCGACTCCGCGGAACCCGGGGCATCCCAGAGCCTCCGCTGAAGCCGGGGCGCTTCAGGTGTCCTGACGCACCAACACCACCGCGATGTGGATGTGATCATCGGCATGCCGAACCGCCATCCAACGCGGACGGCCCGCATCGGCGCGGGCCGCAACGCCGGACCCCGTGCGGTGCCGTCGAACAGGACGCCGACGGCCGCGGTGAGCCAGTTCCCGCGCGAACACGACCAAGCGAACCTCCGACGCCGGACCGCGCCGAACGATGTGCGGAGGCGCCCGCGGTCGGCAACGACACCGACACCCTGATCGAGGTGCTTTCCGATCCCGCCGACGGCCCGGAGGATGCGCCGGCGCGTTCACCGAGGCCGAGCACACCCTGA
- a CDS encoding VOC family protein: protein MAHVRRFDHIGLTVADLASVTAFFVGLGLEVDGTGSVQGEFVETVCGIPGAHCEIAMLRVPGEGTRLELSSFVAPDHAPGSPQAMANELGLRNVSFEVVDLRAVVDELAADGYGVVGGIGEYEGSVRMAYVRGPEGIIVSLFEQIG from the coding sequence ATGGCACACGTACGACGCTTCGACCACATCGGTCTCACCGTGGCCGACCTCGCCTCGGTCACGGCGTTCTTCGTCGGACTGGGGCTCGAGGTCGACGGCACCGGATCCGTGCAGGGCGAGTTCGTGGAGACCGTGTGCGGTATCCCGGGCGCGCACTGTGAGATCGCGATGCTGCGCGTGCCCGGCGAGGGGACCCGGCTGGAGCTCTCCAGCTTCGTCGCGCCGGACCACGCTCCCGGATCGCCCCAGGCGATGGCCAACGAACTCGGCCTGCGCAACGTCTCGTTCGAGGTCGTCGACCTCCGAGCGGTCGTTGACGAGCTAGCTGCGGACGGGTACGGGGTCGTCGGCGGTATCGGCGAGTACGAAGGCTCCGTACGAATGGCCTATGTGCGTGGGCCCGAAGGGATCATCGTGTCCCTCTTCGAGCAGATCGGCTGA
- a CDS encoding TetR/AcrR family transcriptional regulator encodes MPRKPPERSYAPEETRRLLLEAALDLFSEKGFSRASMQEVVERAGLTKGAFYHHFATKDDVLHIIHDEFIDRALESQERALAASDSPTAQLARMAYDTTLICIEYQKHVMIFFRELHVLAGDVRTAILEKRRRSTALFEDTVQRGIDSGEFDEDLDSTVAALGLIGMWVWSYQWYSPDGSRTPGEIARQFAAMTLHSVGAKQPASAVL; translated from the coding sequence GTGCCACGCAAGCCCCCCGAGCGCAGCTACGCACCCGAGGAGACGAGACGCCTGCTCCTCGAGGCGGCGCTGGACCTGTTCTCGGAGAAGGGCTTCAGCCGGGCATCGATGCAGGAGGTGGTGGAACGCGCCGGGCTGACGAAAGGTGCGTTCTACCACCACTTCGCCACCAAGGACGACGTCCTCCACATCATCCACGACGAGTTCATCGACAGGGCCCTCGAGTCTCAGGAGCGTGCCCTGGCCGCCTCCGACTCCCCCACCGCGCAGCTCGCCCGCATGGCCTACGACACGACGCTGATCTGCATCGAGTACCAGAAGCACGTCATGATCTTCTTCCGCGAGCTGCACGTGCTGGCCGGCGACGTCCGGACCGCGATCCTGGAGAAGCGCCGGCGGTCGACGGCACTGTTCGAGGACACCGTCCAGCGCGGCATCGACAGCGGCGAGTTCGACGAGGACCTCGACTCCACCGTGGCCGCACTGGGGCTGATCGGGATGTGGGTGTGGTCGTACCAGTGGTACAGCCCGGACGGCTCCCGGACACCGGGCGAGATCGCCCGCCAGTTCGCCGCGATGACGCTGCACAGCGTCGGAGCGAAGCAGCCTGCGTCCGCCGTGCTCTGA
- a CDS encoding SDR family NAD(P)-dependent oxidoreductase, with protein sequence MTATLTDHVALVTGACGGIGRAITATLRSAGARLALVDLDEDALESAAADLGGGSDVATFALDLTDDDQTEALPGRVRDRFGRLDVLVNNAGTRQVKPLLELSPADWRATLDIDLTAPFVLSRAALPGMLEQGRGKIVNIASMAGHVAFADRAAYCTAKAGLMMLTRTITFEFGGRGIWCNAVAPGVVETPMTSEYFRSEAMVSSVRRNAPMGRWAQPDEIAEPVLFLSGADSDYVNGTTLFVDGGWTAGKGY encoded by the coding sequence ATGACAGCCACCCTGACCGATCACGTCGCCCTCGTGACCGGAGCGTGCGGCGGGATCGGACGTGCGATCACCGCGACCCTGCGGAGCGCGGGCGCCCGCCTGGCCCTCGTCGATCTCGACGAGGACGCGCTCGAGAGCGCCGCGGCCGACCTGGGCGGCGGATCGGACGTGGCCACCTTCGCCCTCGACCTCACCGACGACGACCAGACCGAAGCGCTGCCCGGCCGGGTCCGGGACCGGTTCGGGCGCCTCGACGTACTGGTGAACAACGCCGGCACCCGCCAGGTGAAGCCGTTGCTGGAACTGAGCCCGGCCGACTGGCGGGCGACGCTCGACATCGACCTGACCGCCCCGTTCGTCCTGTCCCGTGCCGCGCTCCCCGGCATGCTCGAGCAGGGCCGCGGGAAGATCGTCAACATCGCGTCCATGGCCGGCCACGTGGCCTTCGCCGACCGCGCGGCCTACTGCACCGCGAAGGCCGGACTCATGATGCTGACCCGGACGATCACCTTCGAGTTCGGCGGCAGGGGGATCTGGTGCAACGCCGTCGCGCCCGGCGTGGTCGAGACCCCGATGACGAGCGAGTACTTCCGCTCCGAGGCGATGGTGAGCTCCGTTCGTCGGAACGCCCCGATGGGGCGCTGGGCGCAGCCGGACGAGATCGCCGAACCGGTGCTGTTCCTCAGCGGCGCGGACTCCGACTACGTCAACGGCACCACCCTGTTCGTCGACGGGGGCTGGACCGCGGGCAAGGGATACTGA
- a CDS encoding AMP-binding protein has product MTTTQAPGSGITSGWLAAVPFAERTVGGLLKHAARQRPDEVLFTFEGRSSTVAEVDQRVDVLARNLRAAGVGPGTRVGLLMATGPEYLVGWFALARLAAVEVPINTAYRGELLRYQLNQARVQLAVADRGPLLAAMEEVRDDVPTLSAVLDTQGAYAEMLIDTGVGAELGAGPRPDDVACVLYTSGTTGPSKGVLVSHHQQVAFGHLFAQITGLGPDDVLLNYSPFFHISGKFATLGCLLSGARMVLRSRLSVERFWDEAREHGITAFVAIGGVCHMLHGRAPRDDDRDNPVRVVYAVPAPAEIYDDFEKRFDVKIVEAYGSTETNLIVNSSLEESLPGACGRPNPIFDVRVVDGEGREVADDVAGEVVVSCTDPLLLSLGYDGMPDATAQAWRGGRFHTGDRAARDASGALWFKDRMKDSIRRRGENISSYEVERLVNGHPAVAESAAVGTPSELGEEEVRVVVVLRDGAAVTAEELFLHYAGSMPYHMVPRYIDVVDELPRTPTDKVEKYKLRTRGVGASTWDAAGAGWRMTREGPVRTG; this is encoded by the coding sequence ATGACCACGACCCAGGCACCGGGATCGGGCATCACGTCCGGATGGCTCGCGGCCGTGCCGTTTGCGGAGCGCACAGTGGGCGGGCTCCTGAAGCACGCCGCGCGGCAGCGTCCGGACGAGGTGCTGTTCACCTTCGAGGGACGATCCTCCACCGTCGCCGAGGTGGACCAGCGGGTCGACGTCCTGGCCCGCAACCTGCGTGCCGCCGGGGTCGGCCCCGGCACTCGCGTCGGCCTGCTCATGGCGACCGGCCCGGAGTACCTCGTCGGCTGGTTCGCCCTGGCCAGGCTGGCGGCGGTCGAGGTGCCGATCAACACCGCCTACCGCGGCGAGCTGCTGCGCTACCAGCTGAACCAGGCACGGGTGCAGCTCGCCGTGGCCGACCGGGGCCCGTTGCTCGCCGCGATGGAGGAGGTCCGTGACGACGTGCCGACCCTGTCCGCAGTCCTCGACACCCAGGGCGCCTACGCAGAGATGCTGATCGACACGGGCGTGGGAGCGGAGCTCGGGGCCGGGCCGCGCCCGGACGACGTCGCGTGCGTCCTCTACACCTCGGGCACCACCGGGCCGTCGAAGGGCGTGCTGGTGAGCCACCACCAGCAGGTCGCGTTCGGCCACCTCTTCGCGCAGATCACCGGGCTCGGCCCAGACGACGTGCTGCTGAACTACTCGCCGTTCTTCCACATCTCGGGCAAGTTCGCCACGCTCGGGTGCCTGCTGAGTGGTGCGCGGATGGTGCTGCGCTCACGGCTGTCCGTCGAGCGGTTCTGGGACGAGGCCCGGGAGCACGGCATCACGGCCTTCGTCGCGATAGGCGGGGTGTGCCACATGCTGCACGGCCGCGCCCCGCGCGACGACGACCGCGACAACCCGGTCCGGGTCGTCTACGCGGTCCCCGCCCCGGCGGAGATCTACGACGACTTCGAGAAGCGGTTCGACGTCAAGATCGTCGAGGCGTACGGGTCCACCGAGACGAACCTGATCGTGAACTCCTCGCTCGAGGAGTCCCTCCCCGGCGCGTGCGGACGACCGAACCCGATCTTCGACGTCCGCGTCGTCGACGGGGAGGGCCGGGAGGTCGCCGACGATGTCGCCGGGGAGGTCGTGGTGAGCTGCACCGACCCGTTGCTGCTGTCGCTCGGCTACGACGGGATGCCCGACGCCACCGCGCAGGCCTGGCGGGGCGGACGGTTCCACACCGGCGACCGCGCCGCGCGCGACGCATCCGGAGCGCTGTGGTTCAAGGACCGCATGAAGGACTCGATCCGGCGCCGCGGCGAGAACATCTCCTCCTACGAGGTCGAGCGGCTCGTCAACGGCCATCCCGCCGTCGCCGAATCGGCCGCGGTCGGCACCCCCTCGGAGCTCGGCGAGGAGGAGGTCCGGGTCGTCGTGGTGCTCCGCGACGGCGCCGCGGTGACCGCGGAGGAGCTGTTCCTGCACTACGCCGGGTCGATGCCGTACCACATGGTGCCCCGCTACATCGACGTCGTCGACGAGCTCCCGCGCACCCCCACCGACAAGGTCGAGAAGTACAAGCTGCGCACCCGGGGCGTCGGGGCGAGCACCTGGGACGCGGCGGGGGCCGGCTGGCGGATGACCCGCGAGGGCCCGGTCCGCACCGGCTGA
- a CDS encoding flavin-containing monooxygenase, whose protein sequence is MSTPRRPLDEARLRTAIAAANLPTLAMVTHQLTGDERWLRDPYRPTRGGGLGPNDSGGLDDAVAEDLRAAAVEAIAAWSRGREPAIPVPDRDLLRRMLSTTMGEPVPDEYERLMREEMGFEPDPGPARVPAEVVDDREYSVVIIGAGISGMAAAVRLQRAGVPFTILERHHDVGGVWLTNTYPGAGVDTPSFLYSFSFFPRKWSTHFGKRDEMAAYTAEVADHFGLRRHIEFGVSVDSATWDEHAQRWTVVAGEREWHASAVISAVGLFTTPKMPNLPGLDDFDGPLFHTAEWPADLDLTGKRVAVVGTGASAMQVVPAIADRTAHLTVFQRSPQWVAPNAEYFEPVGDDVHWLMEHVPGYHAWYRFRLAWVFNDRVHASLQIDRDWAHPERSLNAVNDAHRRFFSRYLEDQLAGRPDLVAKCLPDYPPFGKRMLLDNGWFAALRRDDVELRTDGVVRLTRTGVVGAAGEEVPADVVVLSTGFDAQHYLPGIEVSGRDGASLHEVWADDDAVAHLGMTVPGFPNFFLMYGPNTNAGAGGSFIFVAEAQARYIVDLLVTMAVEDIGAVDCRPEALQAWTADVDARHDRMVWSHPGMTTYYRNSRGRVVTNSPYRVVDYWAMTHEPDLADFRTTPVPARAA, encoded by the coding sequence ATGTCCACACCGCGGCGCCCGCTCGACGAGGCGCGCCTGCGTACCGCGATCGCAGCGGCCAACCTGCCGACGCTGGCGATGGTGACCCATCAGCTCACCGGCGACGAGCGCTGGCTGCGCGACCCGTACCGACCGACGCGCGGCGGCGGCCTCGGTCCCAACGACTCCGGTGGGCTGGACGACGCCGTCGCCGAGGACCTGCGCGCCGCCGCGGTCGAGGCGATCGCGGCCTGGTCGCGCGGACGCGAGCCCGCGATCCCCGTCCCCGATCGCGACCTGCTGCGCCGCATGCTCTCGACCACCATGGGCGAGCCCGTGCCCGACGAGTACGAGCGGCTGATGCGCGAGGAGATGGGCTTCGAACCGGACCCGGGACCGGCGCGGGTGCCGGCGGAGGTGGTGGACGACCGCGAGTACTCGGTGGTGATCATCGGCGCGGGCATCTCGGGCATGGCCGCGGCGGTGCGTCTGCAACGGGCCGGAGTGCCGTTCACGATCCTCGAGCGCCACCACGACGTCGGCGGGGTGTGGCTGACCAACACCTATCCCGGCGCCGGCGTCGACACCCCCAGCTTCCTGTACTCGTTCTCGTTCTTCCCGCGCAAGTGGTCGACGCACTTCGGCAAGCGCGACGAGATGGCCGCCTACACCGCCGAGGTGGCCGACCACTTCGGGCTGCGCCGCCACATCGAGTTCGGCGTCTCCGTGGACTCCGCCACCTGGGACGAGCACGCCCAGCGGTGGACCGTCGTCGCCGGTGAGCGGGAGTGGCACGCCTCGGCGGTGATCAGCGCCGTCGGGCTGTTCACCACCCCGAAGATGCCGAACCTCCCCGGTCTCGACGACTTCGACGGCCCGCTGTTCCACACCGCCGAGTGGCCCGCGGACCTGGACCTCACCGGCAAGCGCGTTGCCGTGGTCGGGACCGGAGCGAGCGCCATGCAGGTCGTCCCGGCCATCGCCGACCGCACCGCGCACCTGACGGTCTTCCAGCGGTCACCGCAGTGGGTCGCACCGAACGCGGAGTACTTCGAGCCGGTCGGCGACGACGTCCACTGGCTGATGGAGCACGTGCCCGGCTACCACGCCTGGTACCGGTTCCGGCTGGCCTGGGTGTTCAACGACCGCGTGCACGCGTCCCTGCAGATCGACCGCGACTGGGCACATCCGGAGCGCTCGCTCAACGCCGTCAACGACGCCCACCGCCGCTTCTTCTCCCGCTACCTCGAGGACCAGCTCGCCGGGCGACCGGACCTGGTCGCGAAGTGCCTGCCGGACTACCCGCCGTTCGGCAAGCGGATGCTGCTGGACAACGGCTGGTTCGCCGCGCTGCGTCGCGACGACGTCGAGCTCCGCACCGACGGGGTCGTCCGGCTCACGCGGACCGGCGTGGTCGGTGCGGCCGGCGAGGAGGTCCCGGCCGACGTCGTCGTCCTGTCCACGGGCTTCGATGCCCAGCACTACCTGCCGGGCATCGAGGTGAGCGGACGCGACGGGGCGTCACTGCACGAGGTGTGGGCTGACGACGATGCCGTCGCGCACCTCGGCATGACCGTGCCGGGCTTCCCGAACTTCTTCCTGATGTACGGCCCCAACACCAACGCGGGAGCCGGCGGCAGCTTCATCTTCGTCGCCGAGGCCCAGGCCCGGTACATCGTCGACCTCCTCGTCACGATGGCGGTCGAGGACATCGGCGCGGTCGACTGCCGTCCCGAGGCCCTGCAGGCCTGGACCGCCGACGTGGACGCCCGGCACGACCGGATGGTCTGGAGCCACCCGGGCATGACGACGTACTACCGCAACTCCCGCGGGCGGGTCGTCACCAACTCCCCGTACCGCGTCGTCGACTACTGGGCGATGACCCACGAGCCGGACCTCGCGGACTTCCGCACGACCCCGGTCCCGGCCCGCGCGGCCTGA
- a CDS encoding MFS transporter, which produces MSLRKILLIAGTGSAIDWYDFFIYGTAAALVFNTLFFPTSDPLVGTLLAFTTFAVGFAARPLGGAIFGHVGDRIGRKPALVTTLFLMGISTTLIGLLPTYDTIGVAAPIILVVLRLLQGIAVGGQWAGGALIATENAPPEKRGLYGSFAQIGVAAGLFLSTGVFLLVGAALSEEAFLSWGWRIPFLVSIVLVGIAAYAHYALEETAPMKEVRESGEPSRSPVLEVLVHHWRTVLLGAGSILVIGTSFYLFGTYFLSYGTTVLGLPRGLLLDAVLIGAALQFVAIPICGALSDRFGRRRVFLTGAVALALWVTPAFLLVGTGSPAAVIAAIAVGEVLVALVYGPQAALFAELFTARVRYSGASLGYQIGTLVGGALTPLIATALYAQWGSFVPVAGWVVLTAVASFVSVVVMSETARTTLDTSARSAGPALLDEVGQA; this is translated from the coding sequence ATGTCCCTCCGCAAGATCCTCCTCATCGCCGGCACCGGCTCGGCGATCGACTGGTACGACTTCTTCATCTACGGCACCGCGGCCGCGCTGGTGTTCAACACCCTGTTCTTCCCCACGAGCGATCCCCTGGTCGGCACGCTGCTGGCCTTCACCACGTTCGCGGTCGGGTTCGCCGCCCGCCCCCTCGGCGGTGCGATCTTCGGCCACGTCGGGGACCGGATCGGGCGCAAACCCGCCCTGGTCACGACGCTGTTCCTGATGGGGATCTCGACGACCCTCATCGGCCTGCTGCCCACCTACGACACGATCGGCGTCGCGGCGCCGATCATCCTGGTGGTCCTGCGCCTCCTGCAGGGCATCGCCGTCGGCGGCCAGTGGGCCGGTGGCGCACTGATCGCGACCGAGAACGCCCCGCCCGAGAAGCGCGGCCTCTACGGCAGCTTCGCCCAGATCGGGGTCGCCGCGGGCCTGTTCCTGTCGACCGGGGTGTTCCTGCTGGTCGGCGCCGCTCTGAGCGAGGAGGCGTTCCTGTCCTGGGGCTGGCGGATCCCGTTCCTGGTCAGCATCGTGCTCGTCGGCATCGCCGCATACGCCCACTACGCGCTCGAGGAGACCGCGCCCATGAAGGAGGTCCGGGAGTCGGGCGAGCCGTCGCGGTCACCGGTGCTCGAGGTGCTCGTCCACCACTGGCGCACGGTCCTGCTCGGGGCCGGGTCGATCCTGGTGATCGGCACCAGCTTCTACCTGTTCGGCACCTACTTCCTCTCCTACGGCACCACCGTCCTCGGCCTGCCCCGCGGCCTGCTGCTCGACGCCGTGCTCATCGGCGCAGCGCTGCAGTTCGTCGCGATCCCGATCTGCGGCGCCCTGTCCGACCGCTTCGGCCGCCGCAGGGTCTTCCTCACCGGCGCCGTCGCCCTCGCGCTGTGGGTGACCCCGGCGTTCCTCCTGGTCGGTACCGGCTCCCCCGCTGCGGTGATCGCGGCGATCGCGGTGGGTGAGGTGCTGGTGGCTCTGGTCTACGGGCCGCAGGCCGCGCTGTTCGCCGAGCTGTTCACCGCCCGCGTCCGCTACTCCGGGGCGTCGCTGGGCTATCAGATCGGCACCCTCGTGGGCGGTGCGCTGACCCCGTTGATCGCCACGGCTCTCTACGCCCAGTGGGGCAGCTTCGTCCCGGTGGCGGGCTGGGTGGTGCTGACCGCGGTGGCATCGTTCGTCTCGGTCGTCGTGATGTCGGAGACCGCCCGGACCACCCTGGACACGTCGGCCCGGTCGGCCGGCCCCGCTCTCCTGGACGAGGTGGGGCAGGCATGA
- a CDS encoding CaiB/BaiF CoA transferase family protein: MSTGPLTGMRVIELGGIGPVPHAAMVLGDLGADVVRIQRPGGFRLSDPTRDHLLRSRQNHVLDLKDPAGRDQVVALAEHADIALEGFRPGVAERLGLGPDDLAARNPGLVYGRMTGWGQTGPLADAVGHDINYIALNGTLHAMGPHDGPPAAPLNLAADFGGGSMLLVTGVLAALWERERSGRGQVVDAAMVDGSALLMQAIWAWRGTGGWSDERGANLLDGGAPFYRTYRCGDDRFVAVGAIEPPFYADLLKGLGLTGEDLPDQDDRAGWPALAARFCAEFATRPRDDWADVFAGLDACVTPVLSFAEAVDHPHAVARGAFAHLDGIDQPSPAPRFSRSPAGEPGPPAPAVPVAETLRRWSEAP; encoded by the coding sequence ATGAGCACAGGCCCTCTGACCGGGATGCGGGTGATCGAGCTCGGCGGGATCGGGCCGGTCCCGCACGCGGCGATGGTGCTCGGCGACCTCGGCGCCGACGTCGTCCGCATCCAACGCCCCGGCGGGTTCCGGCTGAGCGACCCGACCCGCGACCACCTGCTGCGCAGCAGGCAGAACCACGTCCTCGACCTGAAGGATCCCGCCGGCCGGGACCAGGTCGTCGCGCTGGCCGAGCACGCCGACATCGCGCTCGAGGGGTTCCGGCCCGGTGTCGCGGAACGCCTCGGCCTCGGCCCGGACGACCTGGCCGCCCGCAACCCCGGACTCGTGTACGGCCGGATGACCGGCTGGGGCCAGACCGGACCGCTCGCCGACGCGGTCGGCCACGACATCAACTACATCGCCCTCAACGGGACGTTGCACGCGATGGGTCCGCACGACGGTCCACCCGCCGCGCCGCTGAACCTGGCGGCCGACTTCGGCGGCGGTTCGATGCTGCTCGTGACGGGTGTGCTGGCCGCTCTGTGGGAGCGCGAGCGGTCCGGCCGCGGCCAGGTCGTCGACGCCGCGATGGTCGACGGTTCGGCACTGCTCATGCAGGCGATCTGGGCGTGGCGGGGAACCGGCGGCTGGAGCGACGAGCGCGGCGCCAACCTGCTCGACGGCGGCGCCCCGTTCTACCGCACCTACCGCTGTGGCGACGATCGCTTCGTCGCGGTCGGGGCGATCGAGCCACCGTTCTACGCCGACCTGCTCAAGGGGCTCGGACTGACCGGGGAGGATCTCCCTGACCAGGACGACCGCGCCGGCTGGCCGGCGCTGGCCGCCCGGTTCTGCGCCGAGTTCGCGACGCGCCCGCGCGACGACTGGGCGGACGTGTTCGCCGGGCTCGATGCCTGCGTGACCCCTGTGCTGTCCTTCGCCGAAGCCGTCGACCACCCCCACGCCGTCGCCCGCGGCGCGTTCGCCCACCTGGACGGGATCGACCAGCCCTCCCCCGCCCCGCGGTTCTCCCGCAGCCCGGCCGGAGAACCGGGACCGCCCGCGCCCGCGGTGCCGGTCGCCGAGACGCTGCGACGCTGGTCGGAGGCACCATGA